One stretch of Scophthalmus maximus strain ysfricsl-2021 chromosome 12, ASM2237912v1, whole genome shotgun sequence DNA includes these proteins:
- the LOC118283436 gene encoding insulin receptor substrate 2-B, producing MANFANYQEGKAAMLMVETQPRDVGTRSAAANGDGSAGEPPCPLINVGGGGGSRFHQHLPPSNHQQAPRDHQYQLAPQQQQQQQQQHPSGENIAESPGRKASSSSASLGQVHTAEDPAASSSSSSSAAASSGSSSHVYAAVSVANPSDVVDDIRKCGYLRKQKHGHKRFFVLRAAGHLGPSRLEYYDSEKKFRSSLRAAAAAAASAATGGGGGGGAVAASPPKRVIYLYQCFTVNKRADSKNKHLIALYTKDEYFAIVAENEQEQEDWYVAVSELMSEGKKGHVDADDLDDGYGTVTPGTVFKEVWQVNVKPKGLGQTKNLTGVYRLCLSTKTVHLVKLNSETPCVNLQLMNIRRCGHSESFFFIEVGRSSSIGPGEIWMQVDDSVVAQNMHETILETMKALKAFAEFRPRSKSQSSSSNPMPFITTRRHLGNLPPSQTGLQRRSRTESVVGTPPSSKSSGASGYRFRTSSEGEGTMNRPFRSATGSLVHLNSARAHHVRQEAGGGSGVATGNAGTSTGGGRYVRAIPGSSSTYHARSASLPVSHFPSTTSPVSVSSSSGHGSVSDTLTRPSSASICGSPSDGGFNSSDEYGSSPGDFRYFRVRSNTPDSLGNTPPIREENCLNDYMAMGWNREVFGTGGGSGNNSGGDTPRDDSSSVTEDDRFSSSSSSSLRRRTHSFTRPSGGATGGSGVAVYQKMTQTNFSLDEEADVVLPFGSGLLRGGPSSSSSSLRSDYSSCSEHSQQSRPSTLSRTEAGGERPSLSSSSSAKEDSGYMPMLCGVAASPRDTPPDYMPMQPGSYSHHVSHSPQFHSPALSARSAHAQLQSQSSTDSHGYMMMLPGGSGSSPSPVQVSPSPHSSSSFAGASASDSIAERPENGEYMDMSYSSSGGSKLSNEGSSGYYAPGTPESAPKSYSPYFSLPRSYKAPTREKDEKEYGEYVPMSSPAKPVYSSVATASLSTPEKRGGGGSSTSTPSHPPPPYGAHHTTAAVADRRVARPNRLPLGRRSFHGPLRVSEPPATSAGTSSSVPATASSSEGPSSPGEYINIEFGDHYPHQQQPPAYPLSAHDEAPSLGPVDPRHSPPQPQIHQDYMSVEVVSDQRDSAACLGKNQSPRPSLVAPWNPPSYIRPLASNPGALASPGVPAGGHWRSKGDDYTDMTFNLSRGEMTQASPTAMLQHLCVIEGRYASPSSMSPPSSPGRTPVQQPEPKVVRADPQGRRRHSSETFSSTSSSTSTPSGGGQGPSSSAAHPTPANPAAPNGSYPAEGQASRWATSASFDSVWMSVDGLGDSPAHHAPTRVMEMGPAAVTSSSSGAGAGRMCRNMSVGYQNGLNYIALELREDASNVGAGGSNGSSAAAGTVPLPENGAYASIDFTKSDGVTTTTKD from the coding sequence ATGGCCAATTTCGCGAACTACCAGGAAGGCAAGGCGGCGATGCTGATGGTGGAGACGCAGCCGCGGGACGTGGGGACCAGGTCGGCGGCCGCCAACGGGGACGGCTCGGCCGGGGAACCCCCCTGCCCGTTAATTAacgtcggcggcggcggcggctctcgCTTCCATCAACACTTGCCGCCCTCCAACCACCAGCAAGCGCCGAGGGATCATCAGTACCAGCTGgccccgcagcagcagcagcagcagcagcagcagcatccttcCGGGGAGAACATCGCAGAGTCCCCGGGCAGGAAAGCCTCCTCGTCGTCGGCGTCCCTCGGCCAGGTGCACACAGCCGAGGACCCcgccgcttcctcctcctcctcctcctccgccgccgctaGCAGCGGCAGCAGTAGCCACGTCTACGCGGCGGTGAGCGTCGCCAACCCCTCGGACGTCGTGGACGACATCCGCAAATGCGGCTACCTGCGGAAGCAGAAGCACGGGCACAAGCGCTTCTTCGTGCTGCGCGCCGCCGGCCACCTGGGGCCGAGCCGCCTGGAGTACTACGACAGCGAGAAGAAGTTCAGGAGCAGCctgcgcgccgccgccgccgccgccgcgtctgCAGccaccggcggcggcggcggcggcggagcggtGGCCGCCTCGCCGCCGAAGCGGGTGATTTACCTGTACCAGTGCTTCACGGTGAACAAGAGGGCGGACTCCAAGAACAAGCACCTGATCGCGCTGTACACCAAGGACGAGTACTTCGCCATCGTGGCGGAGAacgagcaggagcaggaggactgGTACGTGGCCGTCAGCGAGCTGATGAGCGAGGGCAAGAAGGGGCACGTGGACGCCGACGACCTGGACGACGGCTACGGCACGGTCACGCCCGGCACCGTGTTCAAAGAGGTGTGGCAGGTGAACGTGAAACCCAAGGGCCTGGGTCAAACCAAAAACCTCACGGGCGTCTACCGCCTCTGCCTCTCGACCAAAACCGTCCACCTGGTCAAGTTGAACTCTGAGACGCCCTGCGTCAACCTGCAGCTGATGAACATCCGGCGCTGCGGACACTCGGAGAGCTTCTTCTTCATCGAGGTGGGCCGCTCGTCGTCCATCGGGCCCGGGGAGATATGGATGCAGGTGGACGACTCTGTCGTGGCCCAGAACATGCACGAGACCATCCTGGAGACCATGAAGGCGCTCAAGGCCTTCGCCGAGTTCCGGCCGAGGAGCAAGAGCCAGTCGTCGAGCTCCAACCCCATGCCGTTCATCACGACGCGGCGCCACCTGGGCAACCTGCCGCCGAGTCAGACGGGGCTGCAGCGGCGGTCGAGAACGGAGTCCGTCGTCGGCACTCCGCCTTCGAGCAAGAGCTCGGGGGCCAGTGGTTATCGCTTCCGCACATCCAGCGAGGGGGAGGGGACGATGAACCGGCCCTTCCGCTCCGCCACAGGAAGTCTGGTTCACCTCAACTCGGCGCGTGCCCATCACGTTCGTCAGGAGGCCGGCGGAGGCAGCGGCGTCGCCACAGGAAACGCTGGCACGAGCACCGGCGGCGGGCGCTATGTCAGAGCCATCCCGGGGTCGTCCTCCACCTACCACGCCCGCTCCgcctctctccccgtctcccacTTCCCATCCACCACCAGTCCCGTGAGCGTCTCCTCCAGCAGTGGCCACGGCTCCGTGTCCGACACGCTAACGCGCCCGTCGAGTGCCTCCATATGCGGCTCGCCGTCCGACGGCGGCTTCAACTCCTCTGATGAGTACGGCTCCAGTCCAGGTGATTTCCGATACTTCCGAGTGCGGAGTAACACGCCCGACTCGCTGGGCAACACCCCGCCAATCAGAGAGGAGAACTGTTTGAACGATTACATGGCCATGGGGTGGAACCGGGAGGTGTTTGGCACCGGTGGAGGGTCCGGGAACAACAGCGGCGGTGACACGCCGCGGGACGACAGCTCATCGGTGACGGAGGACGACCGCTtttcgtcgtcgtcatcgtcgtcgctgaggaggaggacgcatTCTTTCACCAGGCCCTCCGGGGGGGCGACCGGTGGTTCTGGGGTGGCAGTTTACCAGAAGATGACCCAGACCAACTTCTCATTGGACGAGGAGGCCGACGTGGTGTTGCCGTTTGGTAGCGGGCTGCTCCGTGGCgggccgtcctcctcctcctcctcgctccgctcTGACTACAGCTCCTGCTCTGAGCACAGCCAGCAGAGCCGTCCGTCCACGCTGTCCCGGACGGAGGCCGGCGGCGAGcgcccgtctctctcctcctcctcctccgccaagGAGGACAGTGGCTACATGCCCATGCTGTGCGGCGTGGCGGCCTCGCCGCGGGACACGCCCCCCGACTACATGCCTATGCAACCCGGCTCTTACTCCCATCACGTTTCCCATTCCCCTCAGTTTCACAGTCCTGCTTTAAGTGCCCGTTCAGCCCACGCCCAGCTCCAGTCTCAGTCCTCCACAGACTCCCACGGTTACATGATGATGCTCCCAGGCGGCAGTGGCAGCTCCCCCTCCCCAGTGCAGGTCTCCCCCAGCCcccacagcagctccagctTTGCAGGCGCAAGTGCGAGTGACAGCATAGCAGAGAGACCCGAGAATGGCGAATATATGGACATGTCGTACAGCAGCAGCGGGGGGAGCAAGCTCTCGAACGAAGGGAGCAGCGGGTATTATGCACCCGGCACACCTGAGAGCGCCCCAAAGTCTTACAGCCCTTatttctccctccctcgctcctaCAAGGCCCCGACcagagagaaggatgagaaaGAATACGGGGAGTACGTCCCTATGAGCTCTCCTGCCAAACCCGTCTATTCGTCAGTTGCCACGGCGTCACTGTCGACGCCAGAGAAGCGGGGCGGGGGAGGAAGTAGCACCTCGACCCCCTCTCACCCACCTCCGCCTTATGGGGCTCATCACACGACAGCAGCAGTGGCCGACCGGCGCGTCGCGAGGCCGAACCGCCTCCCTTTGGGCAGAAGGAGTTTCCACGGTCCGCTGCGGGTTAGTGAGCCCCCCGCAACGTCTGCGGGCACCTCGAGCTCGGTCCCTGCCACGGCCAGCTCGTCCGAAGGGCCTTCCAGTCCCGGGGAATACATAAACATTGAGTTCGGTGATCACTACCCCCACCAACAACAGCCCCCCGCATACCCTCTCTCTGCCCACGACGAAGCGCCTTCCTTGGGACCCGTCGACCCCCGCCACTCCCCCCCACAGCCCCAAATACACCAGGACTATATGAGCGTGGAGGTGGTGTCTGATCAGCGGGACAGTGCTGCGTGTCTGGGTAAGAATCAGTCGCCCAGGCCCAGTCTCGTCGCCCCCTGGAACCCGCCCAGCTATATCAGACCCCTGGCCAGCAATCCCGGGGCGCTGGCCTCCCCTGGAGTCCCCGCCGGAGGTCACTGGAGGTCGAAGGGTGACGACTACACAGACATGACGTTTAACCTCAGCAGAGGGGAGATGACGCAGGCGAGCCCCACGGCCATGCTGCAGCACCTCTGCGTAATCGAGGGCCGCTACGCCTCCCCCTCATCCATGTCCCCTCCGTCGAGCCCGGGTCGGACGCCGGTGCAGCAGCCGGAGCCCAAGGTGGTGCGAGCCGACCCCCAAGGCAGGAGGAGGCACAGCTCGGAGAcgttctcctccacctcctcctctactTCAACTCCCTCCGGAGGAGGTCAGGGGCCTTCATCGTCGGCCGCACACCCCACGCCGGCGAACCCCGCGGCCCCAAACGGATCTTACCCAGCGGAGGGTCAGGCGTCCCGGTGGGCCACCTCGGCCTCCTTCGACAGCGTGTGGATGTCTGTGGACGGTCTGGGAGACTCGCCGGCTCACCACGCTCCAACGAGAGTCATGGAAATGGGGCCTGCGGCCGTGACCTCCTCGTCCTCGGGGGCCGGAGCAGGTAGAATGTGCAGAAACATGTCTGTGGGCTACCAAAACGGCCTGAACTACATCGCCCTGGAGCTGAGGGAGGACGCGAGTAACGTGGGAGCTGGTGGCAGCAACGGGagctcggcggcggcggggacGGTGCCCCTGCCGGAGAACGGCGCCTACGCCAGCATAGACTTCACCAAATCTGACGGAGTCACCACGACAACCAAGG